From Agrobacterium tumefaciens, a single genomic window includes:
- a CDS encoding sigma-54-dependent Fis family transcriptional regulator: MMASGTIFLVDDDSQLRKAMVQTLELDGLAVSAFPRAEQALDALREDFDGIIITDVRMPGMTGLEFFEKVRRIDADLPVILITGHGDVPMAVDALHNGAYDFIAKPFPAERMVESARRALEKRRLVLENRSLRRAAAQAEDDLPLIGQTPAMERLRLTLRHIADTDVDVLVAGETGSGKEVVATALHRWSKRRSKGNFVALNCGALPETVIESELFGHEAGAFTGAQKKRVGRIEHSSGGTLFLDEIESMPPAVQVKMLRVLEMREVSPLGSNDERPIDIRVVAAAKIDLGDPEQRGTFREDLYYRLNVVTLSIPPLRERRPDIPLLFSHFVAKAANRFNVAVPQIGSAVSRYLNEHDWPGNVRELGHFAERVVLGLETGMTSQVDVPFTEKSSATLPERMDELEARLIRETLERANGDVAETIAALGIARKTFYDKLQRHGISRTDYVKNTTA, translated from the coding sequence ATCATGGCCAGTGGAACCATCTTTCTCGTCGACGACGATTCCCAACTGCGCAAAGCGATGGTGCAGACGTTGGAGCTTGACGGCCTTGCGGTCAGCGCATTTCCGCGAGCCGAACAGGCACTGGACGCTTTGCGGGAGGATTTCGACGGGATCATCATTACCGATGTCCGCATGCCTGGCATGACAGGGCTCGAATTTTTCGAAAAGGTTCGCAGGATTGATGCCGATCTCCCGGTCATTCTGATAACAGGACATGGCGACGTGCCCATGGCTGTCGATGCGCTCCATAACGGCGCCTATGATTTCATTGCAAAGCCATTTCCGGCAGAGCGTATGGTTGAGAGTGCCCGTCGCGCGCTGGAAAAACGACGGCTTGTTCTGGAAAACCGCTCATTGCGTCGTGCAGCCGCTCAGGCGGAGGACGATTTGCCGCTCATCGGGCAGACGCCTGCCATGGAGCGGTTGCGTCTGACACTTCGACACATTGCCGACACCGATGTCGATGTGCTGGTTGCGGGCGAAACTGGCAGCGGCAAGGAAGTGGTGGCAACAGCGCTTCATCGCTGGAGTAAAAGGCGCTCCAAGGGCAATTTCGTCGCGCTCAACTGCGGCGCGCTCCCCGAAACTGTTATTGAAAGCGAGCTTTTCGGTCATGAGGCGGGTGCTTTCACCGGTGCCCAGAAAAAGCGTGTAGGACGTATCGAACATTCCAGCGGCGGTACCCTCTTCCTTGACGAGATCGAGAGCATGCCCCCCGCCGTGCAGGTGAAAATGCTGCGCGTGCTGGAAATGCGAGAGGTGTCGCCGCTCGGGTCCAATGACGAAAGGCCGATCGATATCCGCGTTGTGGCTGCAGCGAAGATTGATCTTGGCGATCCGGAACAGCGCGGTACCTTTCGCGAGGACCTCTATTATCGTCTGAATGTTGTCACACTCTCAATCCCGCCTTTGCGCGAACGAAGACCGGATATCCCGCTACTCTTTTCCCATTTCGTCGCAAAGGCCGCCAATCGTTTCAACGTCGCCGTTCCACAGATCGGATCGGCTGTGTCGCGTTATCTCAACGAACATGATTGGCCAGGAAATGTGCGCGAACTCGGCCATTTTGCCGAAAGGGTGGTTCTCGGCCTGGAGACGGGCATGACAAGCCAGGTTGATGTGCCGTTTACGGAAAAGTCCTCAGCAACGTTGCCGGAGCGGATGGATGAGCTCGAGGCTCGTCTGATCCGCGAAACTCTGGAGCGGGCGAACGGCGATGTTGCCGAGACGATCGCTGCCCTAGGTATCGCCCGTAAGACTTTTTACGACAAGCTCCAACGGCACGGCATCAGTCGGACAGACTACGTGAAAAATACCACCGCATGA
- a CDS encoding BA14K family protein, translated as MSSFAAKTVLAIAVAAATIVPFSSASANDWDRRDRRDAAVLGGVLGLAAGVAVGSALSNRGPVYDEPVYVDPPVRRYAAPQPVYDSYEEPDYRYYRPQPQPAYRAQPVYDNRPVYGQRPVYRTIEPWTNAWYDYCSQRYRSFNSRTGTYVGYDGQSHFCVAG; from the coding sequence ATGTCGTCCTTCGCAGCAAAAACCGTTCTCGCCATTGCGGTCGCCGCAGCAACCATCGTCCCTTTCAGCAGCGCCTCTGCCAATGACTGGGATCGCCGTGATCGTCGCGATGCAGCCGTTCTGGGCGGCGTTCTCGGGCTTGCCGCAGGCGTTGCGGTCGGCTCTGCCCTTTCTAACCGTGGTCCGGTCTACGACGAACCGGTTTATGTCGATCCTCCGGTTCGCCGCTACGCAGCACCTCAGCCGGTCTATGACAGCTACGAGGAACCCGACTATCGTTATTACCGCCCTCAGCCCCAGCCGGCCTATCGCGCCCAACCCGTTTACGACAACCGTCCCGTCTATGGCCAGCGTCCGGTCTACCGCACGATCGAACCATGGACGAACGCCTGGTATGACTACTGCTCGCAGCGTTACAGGAGCTTCAACTCCCGCACCGGCACCTATGTCGGTTATGACGGCCAGAGCCACTTCTGTGTCGCGGGCTGA
- a CDS encoding GNAT family N-acetyltransferase, translating into MTTEIRRLTEEEAKTLIGWAKNEGWNPGLFDAERFFAFDPEGFIGCIVDGELAAAISAISYTDTFGFIGLYICRPDMRGKGLGKRVWDAGMARLHGHVVGLDGVPEQQANYATMGFMPTYRTWRWSGGLKAAPQMNTMDLSADMIPELIAFDRHFFPADRKGFLLEWIKAPHVTAVVRSEGQISAYGVLRKCVEGFKIGPLFADRLEDAITILHRLATEAGDAVIHIDVPEPATDFAAYLDSCGMSRGFVTARMYKGTPPTISTEGLYGVTSLELG; encoded by the coding sequence ATGACTACAGAAATCCGTCGATTGACAGAGGAGGAAGCAAAGACGCTGATCGGCTGGGCAAAGAATGAAGGCTGGAACCCCGGTCTTTTCGACGCGGAACGCTTTTTCGCCTTCGACCCTGAGGGATTTATCGGCTGCATTGTCGATGGCGAACTTGCAGCCGCCATCTCGGCAATTTCCTATACCGATACTTTCGGCTTTATCGGCCTCTACATCTGCAGACCCGACATGCGCGGCAAGGGGCTTGGGAAGCGGGTGTGGGATGCTGGAATGGCACGCCTACACGGCCATGTGGTTGGCCTGGACGGCGTACCCGAACAGCAGGCGAACTATGCCACGATGGGGTTTATGCCAACCTACCGTACCTGGCGCTGGAGCGGCGGACTAAAGGCGGCACCGCAAATGAACACCATGGACCTCAGTGCCGATATGATCCCTGAGTTGATCGCTTTTGACCGCCATTTCTTTCCTGCTGATCGCAAGGGCTTCCTCCTCGAATGGATAAAGGCGCCGCACGTCACGGCTGTCGTTCGGAGCGAAGGTCAGATAAGCGCATACGGTGTTTTGCGAAAGTGCGTTGAAGGTTTCAAGATCGGGCCACTTTTTGCCGATCGGCTGGAGGATGCCATAACAATCCTCCATAGACTGGCGACGGAGGCTGGTGATGCGGTCATTCATATCGACGTGCCGGAGCCAGCCACCGACTTTGCAGCCTATCTGGATAGTTGCGGCATGAGCCGTGGTTTTGTGACCGCCCGCATGTACAAAGGGACGCCACCAACTATTTCTACAGAGGGCCTATACGGCGTAACGTCCCTCGAACTGGGCTGA
- a CDS encoding aspartate/glutamate racemase family protein: MRILVINPNTTQSMTATIADAATRAASNDTEILAVTSTMGPVSIEGYYDEVFAIPGMLIEVAKAEKLGAKAAVIACFDDTGLDAARALATIPVIGICEAAVATAAFIAQRFTVVTTMERSRLPVEHLVHRYGMGTRAKVRAADIPVLSLEDPSSDALPRLRAEIAAALLKDKAEAIVLGCAGMADLAANLSREFGVPVIDGVSAAVRHAETLVSLGLSTAKRGAYATPIDKLYRGSMEDFSPSRLLTS, from the coding sequence ATGCGCATTCTCGTCATCAATCCCAATACCACGCAATCCATGACGGCAACGATTGCCGATGCTGCGACGCGCGCGGCAAGCAACGACACCGAAATCCTGGCAGTAACCTCCACCATGGGGCCGGTCTCCATTGAGGGTTATTACGACGAGGTTTTCGCCATACCAGGCATGCTCATCGAAGTTGCAAAAGCAGAAAAGCTCGGAGCGAAAGCAGCTGTCATCGCGTGTTTCGACGATACCGGGCTCGATGCAGCACGCGCGCTAGCCACCATCCCGGTGATCGGGATCTGTGAAGCGGCCGTTGCAACAGCAGCGTTCATTGCCCAGCGTTTTACCGTCGTTACAACCATGGAGCGCTCAAGGCTTCCGGTGGAGCATCTCGTTCATCGCTACGGCATGGGAACGCGCGCCAAGGTCCGTGCAGCCGACATCCCGGTTCTTTCGCTCGAAGACCCCTCCTCCGACGCGCTGCCTCGCCTGCGGGCCGAGATCGCAGCAGCGCTGTTGAAAGACAAGGCCGAAGCCATCGTGCTGGGTTGTGCTGGCATGGCCGATCTTGCTGCGAACCTTTCCAGAGAGTTTGGCGTGCCTGTGATCGATGGCGTTTCTGCAGCCGTCAGGCATGCAGAAACGCTTGTTTCGCTCGGCCTCTCCACCGCCAAACGTGGTGCATACGCCACCCCGATAGACAAGCTCTATAGAGGTTCGATGGAAGACTTCTCTCCCTCACGGCTTTTGACCTCATGA
- a CDS encoding ABC transporter permease — protein sequence MHSEKRGREFYILSFFFILFVLFLYGPLSAILILAFQGPNGGLTFPLNGVSLHWFGNLFEQQAVGDFGGSFRRSFGLGLMVMVVTVLVSLLAGLAFRRKFIGATPLFYLSVASLVVPSIIISLGIGVLFQQLGLEPSWYTSAFGAHLTWTLPFGVLIMLAVFNRFSPSYEEAARDLGASSWQTFAHVVLPMIAPSMIGVGLFGFTLSYDEFARTLMTSGTYNTLPLEIYGMTTNVTTPVLYALGAVTTLFSFIVISATLGLIVYMNRRHSRG from the coding sequence ATGCACTCCGAAAAACGTGGCCGCGAATTCTATATCCTGTCCTTCTTCTTCATTCTCTTTGTGCTGTTTCTCTACGGTCCACTCTCCGCGATCTTGATCCTCGCGTTTCAGGGACCGAACGGGGGCCTCACCTTCCCACTGAATGGTGTTTCACTGCATTGGTTCGGCAATCTGTTTGAGCAGCAGGCCGTCGGCGATTTCGGCGGCTCCTTCCGTCGCTCGTTCGGGCTGGGCTTGATGGTTATGGTCGTAACTGTGCTTGTCTCGCTTCTCGCGGGCCTTGCCTTTCGTCGCAAGTTCATAGGCGCAACACCGCTCTTTTACCTCTCGGTCGCCAGCCTTGTCGTCCCGTCAATCATCATCTCTCTCGGTATCGGCGTGCTTTTCCAGCAGCTTGGACTGGAACCGTCCTGGTATACATCAGCATTCGGCGCTCATCTCACCTGGACGTTGCCTTTCGGGGTCCTGATCATGCTTGCCGTATTCAACCGCTTTTCGCCCTCTTATGAAGAAGCTGCGCGCGACCTTGGAGCATCCTCCTGGCAGACATTCGCGCATGTTGTCTTGCCAATGATTGCGCCCAGCATGATCGGTGTAGGGCTGTTCGGCTTTACCCTCTCCTACGACGAGTTTGCCCGAACATTGATGACATCTGGCACTTACAACACCCTTCCGCTCGAGATCTATGGCATGACGACAAACGTCACCACGCCAGTGCTTTATGCCCTTGGCGCGGTCACCACCCTGTTTTCCTTCATCGTGATTTCCGCTACGCTCGGCCTTATCGTCTACATGAACCGCCGCCATTCACGCGGCTAA
- a CDS encoding ABC transporter permease, translating to MVTVRFIGVSEKKDRPERAFVLPQKLVSYIQATPLFLILGFFLLLPIIMIAVVSFWDYDFAQMYPDFVTFNYTETMGSWVTWQTYINTLKFAAIVWAITLFCGFWVAYFLAFHIRTTTMQMVLFLICTVPFLTSNIIRMISWIPVLGRNGLVNSALVGTGIVPAPIEWLLYSDFAVVLAMVHLYTLFMVTPIFNTLMRIDKSLIEAARDAGASSWQILSNVIIPLAKPGMAIGTIFVVTLVMADFSTVQVMSGGQSASVALMMKNQMSLLQYPAAAANAVILLILVLLMVAGILRIVDIRKEL from the coding sequence TTGGTGACAGTCAGATTCATCGGTGTGAGCGAAAAGAAGGACAGACCGGAGCGCGCTTTCGTGCTGCCGCAAAAACTGGTCTCCTATATTCAGGCGACACCACTATTCCTGATCCTCGGCTTTTTCCTGCTTCTGCCGATCATCATGATCGCTGTCGTCAGCTTCTGGGATTATGACTTCGCCCAGATGTATCCTGATTTCGTAACGTTCAATTACACGGAAACCATGGGGTCGTGGGTCACCTGGCAGACCTACATCAACACGCTCAAATTCGCGGCCATCGTTTGGGCAATCACGCTTTTTTGCGGTTTCTGGGTCGCCTATTTCCTTGCCTTCCATATTCGAACCACCACCATGCAGATGGTCCTGTTCCTGATCTGCACCGTCCCCTTTTTGACATCCAACATCATCCGGATGATCTCATGGATACCCGTGCTTGGTCGAAACGGGCTCGTAAACAGCGCGCTCGTCGGCACCGGCATCGTGCCAGCACCCATCGAATGGTTGCTCTATTCGGATTTCGCTGTCGTACTTGCGATGGTCCACCTTTATACGTTGTTCATGGTGACCCCGATTTTCAATACGCTGATGCGTATCGACAAATCGTTGATAGAGGCCGCACGGGACGCAGGCGCAAGCAGTTGGCAGATCCTGTCCAACGTCATCATTCCACTCGCCAAACCCGGAATGGCAATTGGGACCATTTTCGTGGTGACGCTCGTCATGGCGGATTTCTCAACCGTTCAGGTGATGTCCGGGGGACAAAGTGCGTCTGTAGCACTGATGATGAAGAACCAGATGTCTCTGCTGCAGTATCCTGCTGCGGCAGCCAATGCTGTCATTTTGCTTATCCTTGTTCTCCTGATGGTCGCTGGCATCCTGCGTATCGTCGACATCCGCAAGGAGCTCTGA
- a CDS encoding extracellular solute-binding protein, producing the protein MTDTSKTKGGLSRRGLLKAGAAATGAAIGSGLITGFPTIWAQNPITLRQFGTGVSNLNAIAEKCKADLGITLEMTATDSDAAAQRAVTQPNSYDIADIEYWILKKVYPAGVIQPMEIKKLKYYDKIVPLFKTGKLKPDSVVAQGTAPHTVGFVEKPGDKSFAKGETDYFTMVPTIYNADTLGIRPDLVGRDITSWADIMDPKFKGKTSILNIPSIGIMDAAMIMEAMGNIKYADKGNMTKEEIDKTIDFLIKAKKDGQFRAFWKSFDESVNLMSSGEVIIQSMWSPAVAAVRSKGIACKYQPLKEGYRSWGGGLGLAKHLSGAKLDAAYEYINWYTSGWVGAYLNRQGYYSAAMETAKEHMSADEWGYWVEGKPAQGDIVAPDGKVMEKAGAVRDGGSFEERMGKVACWNSVMDEDRYMVRRWNEFIAA; encoded by the coding sequence ATGACCGACACTTCCAAAACCAAGGGCGGACTTTCCCGCCGCGGATTGCTTAAAGCGGGTGCTGCCGCAACCGGTGCAGCGATCGGTTCCGGCCTGATCACCGGCTTCCCGACCATCTGGGCGCAAAACCCGATCACGCTTCGCCAGTTCGGTACCGGCGTATCGAACCTCAATGCCATTGCCGAAAAGTGCAAGGCCGACCTTGGCATTACGCTTGAAATGACCGCGACAGATTCGGACGCAGCCGCTCAGCGCGCTGTCACCCAGCCAAACTCCTATGACATCGCCGACATCGAATACTGGATTTTGAAAAAGGTCTATCCGGCCGGCGTTATCCAGCCGATGGAAATCAAGAAGCTTAAATACTACGACAAGATCGTGCCGCTGTTTAAAACCGGCAAGCTGAAGCCGGACAGCGTCGTCGCGCAGGGCACGGCGCCGCACACGGTCGGGTTTGTCGAAAAGCCTGGCGACAAGTCTTTCGCGAAGGGCGAGACAGACTACTTCACCATGGTCCCAACGATCTATAACGCTGATACACTCGGCATCCGCCCGGATCTTGTCGGCCGCGACATCACGAGCTGGGCCGATATCATGGACCCGAAGTTCAAGGGCAAGACGTCCATTCTGAACATCCCCTCGATCGGCATCATGGACGCGGCGATGATCATGGAAGCCATGGGCAACATCAAATATGCCGACAAGGGCAACATGACGAAGGAAGAGATCGACAAGACGATCGATTTCCTCATCAAGGCCAAGAAGGATGGACAGTTCCGTGCCTTCTGGAAGAGCTTCGACGAAAGCGTCAATCTCATGTCGTCGGGCGAAGTCATCATCCAGTCCATGTGGTCACCGGCTGTTGCAGCCGTTCGTTCCAAGGGCATCGCCTGCAAATACCAGCCACTGAAGGAGGGGTATCGGTCCTGGGGTGGTGGCCTCGGTCTTGCCAAGCACCTCTCAGGCGCAAAGCTCGATGCAGCCTATGAATACATCAACTGGTACACATCCGGTTGGGTCGGTGCCTACCTCAACCGCCAAGGCTATTATTCCGCAGCCATGGAGACGGCTAAGGAGCACATGTCTGCTGACGAATGGGGCTACTGGGTCGAAGGAAAGCCCGCTCAGGGCGACATCGTTGCGCCCGACGGCAAGGTCATGGAAAAGGCCGGTGCGGTTCGCGATGGCGGCTCCTTCGAGGAGCGCATGGGCAAGGTGGCATGCTGGAACTCAGTCATGGACGAAGACCGCTACATGGTCCGCCGCTGGAATGAGTTCATCGCAGCCTGA
- a CDS encoding ABC transporter ATP-binding protein, translating into MSKAAEIDIASVSKIYGTTTAVHAISLKIPAGSYCCLLGPSGCGKTSTLRMIAGHESISSGDVRLGNTVVTDLPPAKRGTAMMFQSYALFPHLDLVDNVAFSLKMKGMDKETRRSKALDMLKLMQLEPYASRRPAQLSGGQQQRVALARALITDPEALLLDEPLSALDPFLKIRMRAELKKLQTSLGITFVHVTHSQEEAMALADIIVVMNDGRIEQAATPREVFERPATAFVARFMGDHNVISGRLKDNDGEFVTMEVAGGGTFVGNGLVPNGDRMDIAVRTDRVRVGEPEKPGLGFTGIVSNVEYRGGSVKIAVTGAGIEDFNVILSDVAFFEAPVKVGDAIPLSWNTADAIVLGRVEK; encoded by the coding sequence ATGAGCAAGGCCGCTGAAATCGACATCGCTTCCGTTTCCAAGATCTATGGCACAACGACTGCGGTCCATGCCATCAGCCTTAAGATACCGGCGGGTAGTTATTGCTGCCTGCTTGGTCCGTCGGGGTGTGGCAAGACCTCCACGCTACGGATGATTGCCGGCCATGAGAGCATATCCAGTGGCGATGTCAGGCTCGGCAATACGGTGGTTACGGACCTGCCTCCTGCCAAACGCGGCACCGCGATGATGTTCCAGTCCTATGCGCTCTTCCCGCACCTTGATCTCGTCGACAACGTCGCCTTCAGCCTCAAGATGAAGGGGATGGATAAGGAAACGCGTCGCAGCAAGGCACTCGACATGCTCAAACTGATGCAGTTGGAGCCTTATGCAAGCCGCCGCCCCGCCCAATTGTCAGGCGGACAGCAGCAGCGTGTTGCATTGGCGCGTGCTTTGATCACCGATCCGGAAGCCCTGTTGCTGGACGAGCCACTCTCGGCACTCGATCCGTTTCTGAAAATCCGCATGCGGGCCGAACTCAAGAAGCTGCAAACGTCGCTCGGCATCACCTTCGTTCACGTCACCCACAGCCAGGAAGAAGCCATGGCGCTGGCCGATATCATCGTTGTCATGAACGACGGTCGTATTGAACAGGCTGCTACACCACGCGAGGTTTTCGAGCGACCGGCGACAGCGTTTGTTGCCCGTTTCATGGGCGACCACAACGTCATTTCCGGCCGTCTTAAGGACAACGACGGCGAGTTCGTGACGATGGAGGTCGCGGGCGGAGGAACCTTCGTCGGTAATGGCCTTGTCCCGAATGGTGACCGCATGGATATCGCCGTCAGGACTGACCGTGTGCGTGTCGGCGAACCTGAAAAACCTGGTCTTGGCTTCACCGGCATCGTGTCCAACGTCGAGTATCGCGGCGGTAGCGTCAAGATTGCGGTGACCGGCGCAGGTATTGAAGACTTCAACGTCATTTTGAGCGATGTCGCCTTTTTCGAGGCGCCGGTGAAGGTCGGCGACGCGATCCCGCTCTCATGGAATACGGCCGATGCCATTGTGCTCGGTCGCGTAGAGAAGTGA
- a CDS encoding GntR family transcriptional regulator, producing the protein MSLAQIAPPSDPTQEDRAQAIRDTLRDAIVDRRLAPGTKLSESEVGTLFDVSRTVVRAALQMLAFEGLVRAERNRGAFVSNPTPDEARQVFAARRLIEPGIVDAAIERLTPAAVKRLKDHLMEETRHQHERGPSARRAEIKASGDFHLMLAEISGNAILAKFMDELVARSSLVIALYGRSGVSSCGHNDHADLLDALETGDVEKARSLMLHHIDHIEADLDLRMKEGLALKDALAL; encoded by the coding sequence ATGAGCCTCGCCCAGATTGCCCCACCATCAGATCCGACACAGGAAGACCGTGCACAGGCCATCCGCGACACTTTGCGTGATGCCATCGTTGATCGGCGGCTCGCGCCTGGAACAAAATTGTCTGAGTCAGAAGTCGGAACGCTGTTCGACGTCAGTCGAACGGTGGTGCGTGCAGCCCTCCAGATGCTTGCCTTCGAGGGCCTGGTTCGCGCTGAGCGCAACCGTGGTGCATTCGTATCCAATCCAACACCCGACGAGGCAAGGCAGGTTTTTGCAGCGCGCAGACTAATCGAGCCGGGAATTGTCGATGCTGCCATCGAGCGGTTGACGCCTGCCGCGGTCAAGCGGCTCAAAGATCACCTGATGGAAGAAACGCGGCATCAGCACGAGCGCGGGCCAAGCGCCAGACGAGCGGAAATCAAGGCGTCGGGCGATTTTCATCTGATGCTGGCTGAAATTTCCGGCAACGCGATCCTTGCAAAATTCATGGACGAGCTGGTTGCACGCTCGTCTCTTGTCATTGCGCTTTACGGCCGATCAGGCGTTTCGAGCTGCGGACACAATGACCATGCTGATCTACTTGACGCACTTGAAACAGGCGATGTGGAAAAAGCCCGCTCATTAATGCTGCATCATATCGACCACATCGAGGCAGATCTCGACCTCCGCATGAAGGAGGGTCTCGCACTCAAGGATGCGCTGGCGCTCTAG
- a CDS encoding D-amino acid dehydrogenase, producing the protein MNVTILGAGVVGVTSAWYLAKAGHKVTVIDRQPAAALETSFANAGEVSPGYSSPWAAPGIPVKAMKWLFMKHAPLIIRPTTDPAAWRWMTQMLRNCTSARYAINKSRMVRIAEYSRDCLMALRDETGIQYDQRMQGTLEVFRTQKQFDAIGKDVDVLTAGGVPFEILDRDGCAAIEPGLSPAKGKIVGGLRLPGDETGDCFMFTTELARMAEEAGVTFIYDTGVMRPIVEANRIKAVETTKGLIEADVFVAALGSYSPQFVRQLGLDLPVYPVKGYSITVPVVKEERAPVSTVMDETFKVAITRLGSRIRVGGMAEIAGFSKDLPAVRKETLTHSVEDLFGGAGDQSQAKFWCGLRPMTPDGTPVIGATRYDNLYLNTGHGTLGWTMSCGSARVLSDLISGEKPEIDTHDLAISRYAA; encoded by the coding sequence ATGAACGTCACAATTCTGGGAGCCGGCGTTGTCGGCGTGACCTCCGCCTGGTACCTGGCAAAGGCGGGCCACAAGGTAACGGTAATCGATCGCCAGCCGGCGGCAGCACTGGAGACAAGCTTCGCAAATGCAGGCGAGGTTTCCCCGGGCTATTCGTCTCCCTGGGCAGCACCTGGCATTCCGGTCAAGGCGATGAAGTGGCTGTTCATGAAACATGCCCCCCTTATCATTCGCCCGACAACAGACCCTGCCGCATGGCGCTGGATGACCCAGATGCTGCGGAACTGCACATCAGCACGATATGCAATCAACAAGAGCCGGATGGTCCGCATTGCAGAATATAGCCGCGATTGCCTGATGGCATTGCGTGACGAGACGGGCATTCAGTACGACCAGCGCATGCAGGGAACACTGGAGGTTTTCCGCACCCAGAAGCAATTCGATGCTATCGGAAAGGATGTCGATGTTCTTACAGCTGGCGGCGTGCCTTTCGAAATTCTCGACCGGGATGGCTGCGCTGCGATCGAGCCCGGACTTTCGCCTGCGAAGGGCAAGATTGTCGGTGGATTGCGCTTGCCCGGCGATGAAACCGGCGACTGCTTCATGTTCACGACAGAACTTGCCCGGATGGCCGAAGAGGCGGGCGTCACCTTCATCTACGATACGGGTGTCATGCGCCCCATCGTTGAAGCAAACCGTATAAAGGCAGTGGAGACTACAAAAGGGCTGATAGAGGCCGATGTCTTCGTCGCAGCGCTTGGCAGTTATTCACCGCAGTTCGTTCGCCAGCTTGGGCTCGACCTGCCAGTCTATCCGGTGAAAGGGTATTCCATCACCGTGCCGGTCGTGAAAGAGGAACGGGCCCCGGTTTCGACCGTCATGGATGAAACATTCAAGGTTGCCATTACACGCCTCGGCTCACGCATCCGTGTTGGCGGGATGGCGGAGATTGCCGGGTTCAGCAAGGATCTGCCGGCCGTCCGGAAAGAAACGCTAACTCATTCGGTTGAGGACCTTTTTGGTGGCGCAGGCGATCAGTCACAAGCAAAATTCTGGTGTGGACTTCGCCCGATGACACCTGATGGTACGCCCGTTATCGGAGCGACGCGCTACGACAACCTCTATCTCAACACCGGTCACGGCACGCTCGGCTGGACAATGTCGTGCGGTTCCGCCCGGGTATTGTCCGATCTCATCAGCGGCGAGAAGCCGGAAATCGACACGCACGATCTTGCGATCAGTCGCTATGCGGCATGA
- the alr gene encoding alanine racemase — MDMQISRQQAAGGASGYLTIDLGAVQDNYLALCAMAPEALTAAVVKADAYGLGADTVSGVLYDTGCRNFFTAHIDEALSLRLRIPSDARIFVLNGLQPGNEASCVEMDVIPVLNSLEQLTQWSTLAEKQGVPLPAALQIDTGMSRLGLSPDELAFLLSNPKPLEKIAIQFVMSHLACADEPEHGANAAQLAAMHEASASFPQAPVCFSNSGGIFLGAGYHHQLMRPGIALYGGAPSTTRPNPMKPVVKLDIAVIQTRTVSAGSLVGYGGSYRVEAQKRLATIAAGYADGLPRSLSNSGAVWFNGVRLPIIGRVSMDSIIVDISALPEGTLTQGSLVQMIGPDQTLEDIAEAAGTIAYEILTGLGRRYRRHYIQPRSSAASASTTTKDK, encoded by the coding sequence ATGGACATGCAGATCAGCCGCCAACAGGCTGCCGGTGGAGCGAGTGGGTATCTGACGATCGACCTCGGCGCCGTACAGGATAATTATCTGGCACTTTGCGCGATGGCGCCCGAGGCACTTACTGCAGCCGTTGTGAAGGCCGATGCTTATGGGCTCGGGGCCGATACCGTTTCAGGCGTGCTCTATGATACCGGATGCCGAAACTTCTTCACCGCCCACATTGATGAGGCACTTTCCCTTCGATTGCGCATTCCTTCGGACGCTCGAATATTCGTCCTGAATGGCCTTCAGCCCGGAAACGAGGCGTCCTGTGTCGAAATGGATGTCATCCCCGTGCTCAATTCGCTTGAGCAACTCACGCAATGGTCGACGCTTGCAGAAAAGCAGGGCGTCCCCCTTCCCGCAGCCTTGCAGATCGATACGGGCATGAGCCGCCTCGGCCTGTCGCCCGATGAACTCGCATTCCTCCTGTCAAATCCAAAGCCGCTGGAGAAAATCGCAATCCAGTTTGTGATGAGCCATCTCGCTTGTGCTGACGAGCCGGAACATGGCGCAAACGCCGCACAGCTTGCTGCGATGCACGAAGCCTCAGCCTCGTTCCCACAAGCACCCGTCTGCTTTTCTAACTCCGGAGGTATCTTTCTGGGCGCCGGTTACCACCATCAACTTATGCGGCCTGGTATCGCTCTATATGGCGGGGCTCCGTCCACGACCCGACCCAACCCGATGAAACCAGTCGTAAAACTGGACATCGCAGTCATCCAAACCCGAACAGTATCTGCGGGCTCGCTGGTCGGTTATGGCGGCTCATACCGCGTCGAGGCGCAAAAGCGCCTCGCGACGATTGCGGCCGGCTATGCCGATGGCCTTCCCCGTTCGCTCAGCAACAGCGGCGCGGTATGGTTCAACGGCGTCCGCCTGCCCATTATCGGCCGTGTATCGATGGACAGCATCATTGTCGACATTTCTGCTCTGCCAGAAGGGACATTGACGCAAGGCAGTCTGGTGCAGATGATTGGCCCTGACCAGACGCTTGAAGACATTGCCGAGGCTGCGGGCACCATCGCCTACGAAATCCTGACCGGCCTCGGACGCCGCTACCGCCGACATTATATTCAACCGCGCTCGAGCGCAGCCTCTGCTTCAACGACAACAAAAGACAAGTGA